One Mesoplodon densirostris isolate mMesDen1 chromosome X, mMesDen1 primary haplotype, whole genome shotgun sequence genomic region harbors:
- the LOC132482683 gene encoding ribosomal biogenesis factor-like isoform X1 has product MAKNKLRGQKSRNVFRRASQKTLRLKNTAKPVTTNLRKINIVNDEKVNRVETASVDIQKEPAHFLKGLSLEPLQKQLISQQCHKNEPVNGEEATRLMAQL; this is encoded by the coding sequence ATGGCCAAAAACAAACTAAGAGGGCAGAAGTCCAGGAATGTATTCCGTAGAGCCAGCCAAAAAACTTTAAGgttaaaaaatacagcaaaaccAGTTACCACTAATCTTAGGAAGATAAACATTGTGAATGATGAAAAAGTTAATAGAGTGGAAACAGCTTCTGTAGATATACAAAAGGAACCTGCACATTTCTTAAAAGGCCTTTCTCTTGAACCTCTGCagaaacagctgatttctcagcagtgTCATAAAAATGAACCAGTTAATGGTGAGGAAGCTACAAGATTAATGGCTCAGCTGTAA
- the LOC132482683 gene encoding ribosomal biogenesis factor-like isoform X2, with product MAKNKLRGQKSRNVFRRASQKTLRLKNTAKPVTTNLRKINIQCHKNEPVNGEEATRLMAQL from the exons ATGGCCAAAAACAAACTAAGAGGGCAGAAGTCCAGGAATGTATTCCGTAGAGCCAGCCAAAAAACTTTAAGgttaaaaaatacagcaaaaccAGTTACCACTAATCTTAGGAAGATAAACATT cagtgTCATAAAAATGAACCAGTTAATGGTGAGGAAGCTACAAGATTAATGGCTCAGCTGTAA